The Candidatus Tumulicola sp. region GACGATGGACTCTGCGCTTCGCTTTGAGCGAGCCCTGGGATTCAGCGCCGAGTCATGGATGCGGATGCAGATGACGGTCGATATGTTCGATGCCCTGAACGGTCGTGTAGGCAAAGCCGTTGGCCGTATCAAGCTGATCGGGCGCGCGTCGTAATGTTCTCCTCGCGGATGGTAGCGCCAACGGGAATCGAACCCGTCTTTCCGCCTTGAAAGGGCGATGTCCTAACCGATAGACGATGGCGCCGCGTAGGCAGGGGTTCGCAGTCCACCCCGCTTTTCCGCCGCCCGGCCTATGAGGCGGTGTGAAGAAAGTCAAAGGCCGGTTCCTGGCGCTCGAGATCGAGCAGGACCGCCTTGCTATGCAAGCCGCCGCCGAATCCAGTCAGCTTTCCGGAGGCGCCGATCACGCGATGGCACGGCACGACGATCGCGATGGGGTTGCTTCCATTCGCGAGGCCCACGGCGCGGCTCAGCTTCGGGTCGCCCAAACGGTGCGCAATATCTCCATAGCTGCACGTTTCACCGAACGGAATCTGCAACAACTGCTTCCACACGCGCTTTTGAAAGTCGGTCCCTTCGAGCTGCAACGGCAGATCGAACGCGCGACGTTCGGCCGCAAAATATTCTCGCAGTTGGCCGATAGCAAACGTCAACAACGGATGCGCGGCGTCTTCGTGGGCGCAGCTGTCGCGCTTAGGGCGCCGGCTCGACGCGAACGAGAGCCCAACTAGCGCGTCACCGGCCGCCGTTAGCGTTAACGTGCCAACTGGTGACGCCATCGTCGCGAAGACCCGTTCGAAACCGGACATAGCGTGTACCACGACACAGACTTGTTTCGAGGGGTTGCCGCTCAGACGCCGCCGCCAACGTCCACGGCGACAAGCCTGCCGTCCCTGAACAAGAAGCCCAAGTAGGCGATGACTGCAACGTTAGCCGACGTCTTAAAATCCTGATTGTACGTGAGTAGCTGGTAGCCACCGTTCGAGCGGAAGGTGCCCGGACCGTCGATCGCTTTGACCTGTGCAACCGTCATTCCGACGCGCACGCCATTTCGCGTTTGGTTGGGCGCCGGATGGATCGAGAGTCCGGTGGGTGCGTTAGAAACCGTGGTCACGGTGAGGTCGGACGCCGTGCCGTACTGAGAGTAGATCAACGCCGTCTTCTGGGCCGAATCGTAGAAGCCCGATAAGCAACGCCCGTTGCCAACACCCTTAGGGTAGTGCTTCATGGTCTTGTACCATGTAGCTTGGTCGTGCGAAAGCGGGAACGCAGAATAGTCGAGTATGGTATCCGGCTTGCGCGGTCGCGCCGACTTCCCGTAAAAGTTGTTCGTCGAGTTCAGGGCGAGTTGCGAACCAGGCTGCGCGGCAAACCAGCGCTGAGCGGCTTCACAGTCGGTGTTGCTCGACCCGACGACACGGGATGACATAATTGCCGCGACCGCTGCTAACGATGGAGACTGCGTTAACTCGGCTGTAAGCGCGAACGCGATCAGTAACGATGCCATAGTGGCGCGGACGATTGCCATGATTCGAGCCTCCCTGAAGAACCAAAAATTCACAGTTATGCTGCATAGCTTTTGCAAAGCGTTGCCGATCTAAAAACGGTATCAACGGCGCTCGGACACAACTCCATGAGCTCGTTGACTTCATCGAAAAGCGCGGGCTAAATCGTCGGTTTGTCCGAGTAGACGAGTGTTTTAGGTTTGGGCCTGGTAGGATTCGAACCTACGCGCAACCAGTTATGAGCCGGCCGCTCTACCGCTGAGCTACAGGCCCCCGCCGATGCCGCAGCAATGACCATTTCGCGCCCGGCCGCAAGCCTCCGCCCACAGCCCCAGCGCCAGGCTATCCGAAACGCCGGACGACCGCAATCTCCCCAACGATGTGCGCGTTAAACGCATCTAGATCTTCCGCTGGAATCCAATACTCGAGATGCTCACGCCCGCCCACCTGCTGCACCTCGTAGCGAGCGAGAAACGACGCATCGACATCGAAGCGCGTTACGAAGCCCAAAGCATCCGGCTCGCGAGCATTCCAGTCGCGGGCAATTTGCACGGCGTACGACTCGTTGAGTACGGGATAGAAAATCGGTTGTTCTGGAAGACGAGGCGGGAACGCGCGGAACCCCAGCCCTTCGATCAAATCGAGTTCGGCCTTGCCAACCGGACGAAACAGCGTAACCGCAGCCATGCGGATTATTTGGGGGGAGGCTCGCTTACGACGGCGCTGTACGGCTTAAAGATTTGGTCCGAAATCGACGAAATAAGAGTGCCGTCGCTTGCGCTGTAAACGCGCACCGCATCGTGATAGAAGTCTGGAACGATGACGTTACCCGCTCGAAAAGCGAGTGTTAGCGCTTCTTCGGTACCGGCGAACGGTATGATTGAGTCCACCTGCGCGACCCCGTTCGCAACCGTCATCTTGTACCCGACACCCTCGTTGTTACTCCCTACGGCCGCGACCAGTAAGTACGGGTTGGTGAATACGATCCCGAGCGGATATTCCAGCGTTCCTCCGTTGATGGAGAGCTGCTCAAACTCCGATCCGTGCAAGGCAAGCTCGTACAAGTGGCCCTGCGAACTCGTGACGAATAGATTTCCTTGGTTATCATAGGCGAGTGAAAACGGCGTGTCCACTCTTGATAACTTGTACGCTTTGCCCGTGTGCTTGTCGGCGGGGAAGATGCGAACGTTTCCGTGCCAATTCTGATGGTTTGCCACAGCGAGTTCGGCGGTGACCGGACTAACCGAACAACTCGAGGCCCTTTCCATGCCGGGCTCGTGAATCGTCCGGTAGGGGACGTTACCGCCATGGTGATAGCGGAAGATCTTGCTGTAGCCGCTATCCGTGATAAAAACGTCGCCGTCTTTATTGGTGCACATCCCATTCGGACTCCGGAAAGCGTTCATGCCAAAAACTTTCTGCCCGATATGCCCGTCGCTATAGGCGTAGACGTTGACTTCGGCAGACTGCTGCTCGGAAATGTACAGTAAATCGTTTTTTGCGGGTCGCTCGAAAGACGCCGGTTTCGCGTTATCGAGACCGCTGGTTGACGACGCCGGAAGCGCCGAGCATCCCACGAGCAGGCTCGCTACTATTCCGAAAGCCAGAACTCGAACGCGCATTTTTCGCTCCTTCAAACAACCCGCCTGAATGTCAGATTTAGACGTTCGCCCGTGCAACGCTCTTTCGGTACTCGATGCGCGTAACGATGCTGGCTCTTGACCGTCATCACGAGCAGGCTGCCGTGCGGCAAGGCAACCGACAAAGGCGGACCTTTCCGCCCTTCACGCAGTTGAAACGTGCGCTCGACTCCTAACGTCACCGAGACGATCGCATCGCGAAGCTCGGGCTCTCGATCCGAATGCCAGCCCATCGAGTCGTCGCCGTTGCGATACCAGTTGGCCAAACACGAATTTACATCGATGCACAGCGAATCGCGCAGTTCGTCGCGCAAACGGCGCAGCGACGGCGTCCAAGCAACCGGTTCGTTTCGCAAGCGGCTGTAGGTGTACGTCCCGCCGGGATCGCCGTACCAGCCGGTCAGTCGCGGCATCGCAACGTCTCGGCCGAAAAACTGCAAGAATTCTTGACGCACGTCAAGCTCGCAACGCAACGCTTCGAACAATGCGTCGGCGTCGGGAACAGCCGCGCGATACAGCGTCATGCCCTCAACCAACGGCGATCCGCTAGAAAGATCGATCACGAAGCGCGTTCGCGCTCGGCCAACATTTGCTTGCGATGAACGCCCCACGCGTAGCCGCCGGCGCTTGCATCGGCGCGGACGACGCGATGGCATGGAATCGCCACCGCCAACGCGTTCGCGGCACATGCAGCCGCGACGGCGCGTGCAGCTTTTGGCGCGCCGATGCGCGATGCGATTTCCGAATACGAAGCCGAACTGCCGGCCGGTATCGCCTGCAATGCGTTCCACACGCGTTGTTGAAACGCGGTCCCGCGAACATCGAGCGGCAGGTCGAGGCCGATTCGCGGGTTTTCGACGAATCCGACGACGCGAGCGACCAGACGCTCGTACTCGCGGTCCCCGCCAACCAACGTCGCCCTCGCAAAGCGGTCTTGCAAATCGCGTACGAGCTGCTCGGGATCGTCGCCTAATAGAATCGCAACGACGCCGCGCGCGCTCGACGCGACCAACACCGAGCCGAGTTGCGATTCTCCAACCGCGAATCGGATGGTTTCGCCGGCGCCACCGTCGCGATAACGCGCGGGCGTCATACCGAGCAGCTGCGTCGACCGTTCGTAGAAGCGGCCGCTCGAATTGAACCCCGCGTCGAAAATCGCTTGGGTTACCGAAGATTTTTGCTGCAGCGAATCGCGAACGCGCTCGGTTCGATGCGCGGCCGCGTATTCGCGCGGTGAAACGCCGGTTACGGCTTTGAACGTACGCTGAAGATAGCTCGGGCTCAAACGCGCCGCATCGGCCAGTTCTGCCAGCGACGGCGGCGTTTCTGCACGTTCGATCGTTCTGCAGATTGACGCGATCAACGTAGCCCGCGCGTCGGCGATCGAGCGTCCATCCGGGCGGCAGCGCCGGCACGGGCGAAACCCAGCCGCCCTCGCAGCAGCGATCGACGCGTGGAAGGCGACGTTGCGCGGGTTAGCGGCGCGCGATGGGCAGGATGGACGGCAAAAGATCTTCGTCGTCGCCACCGAGTACCAAAACGTGCCGTCGGCGCTCGCGTCGCGAGCCAATACGCGTTTCCAGCGTGCGTCGTCTTCAAGCATCATCGTAGGTGCGTTCCTTGTGTTCATGACCCCGTCAGTATGACCGGCGTTGCGCCAAGCAACACTCCGACGCTTGCGCTCGAATCGAGAGAGAGCCGATTTGACAGCTGAATTCGGATGGTCGTGACCCTGTCTCTGCGGTAATATGGAAACGATGGAAACCGACGCTCTGCGGAACGCAATCGATACCGACGGTTTCGCGCTCGTTCCCCGGCTGGTAGGGCCGGAAGCGGCCGAGGCGCTGCGCGCGCGGTTCGACGACGAAGCGTCATTCCGTAAGACAATCTCGATGGAACGTCACGGCTACGGTCGAGGTACGTACCGGTATTTCGCGTACCCGCTTCCGGCGGCAGTGCAAAAACTACGCGAGGACCTGTATGCCGCGCTGGCTCCGATCGCCGGCAAGTGGGCCGAACGCCTTGGAACCGACACTCGTTATCCGGCCACGCTCGATGAAATGATCGCTCGCTGCGCGGCTGCAGGTCAACTGCGGCCGACGCCGCTCTTACTGCGCTACGAGACCGGCGACTTTAACGCGCTGCATCAAGACGTTTACGGCGACGTTGCGTTCCCGTTCCAGGCAACAGTTTTGCTAAGCCACCCGAACGACGAGTTCGCCGGCGGAGAGTTCGTGCTCTACGAAACGCGAGCGCGTAAGCAGAGCGTCGCTCGCGTCGTGCCACTGGAGTTCGGCGATGCCGTGATTTTTCCGAATGCGTTTCGTCCGAACGCAAAGGGCGGAAGATCGCAATTTCGCCACGGCGTTTCGGTCGTGCGTGCGGGCTGCAGGACGACGCTCGGCGTCATCCTGCACGACGCGAAATAACCTAGCGGCGGCGGTAAGCCGAGGCGCCGGCGTAGCGTGCGGCCGAACCGAGTTCGGCTTCGATCGCCATGAGCCGGTTGTACTTTGCGATGCGCTCGCTACGCGATAGCGACCCGGTCTTGATCTGCGTCGATCCGGCGCCCACCGCGATATCCGCGATGCTGGTGTCCTCGGTTTCGCCCGACCGATGTGACATGACCGTCGCATATCCCGATGTATGTGCGAGCGAAACGGCATCCAGCGTTTCGGTCAACGTTCCAATCTGATTGACTTTGATCAAGATGGCGTTGCCGACGCCTTCGGCGATTCCGCGTTCGAGGAACTTCACGTTGGTCACGAAGATATCGTCGCCAACCAATTGCACGCGATCGCCGAGCGCTTCGGTTAGCTTACGCCAGCCGTTCCAGTCGTTTTCGGCTAATCCATCTTCGATCGACACGATCGGATAGACGTCGCATAACTCGCGATACAGCGCGATCATGCCGTGGGCGTCCAACCCGCGATCTTTCGTAAGGGCGTAATATTTGCCGTCTTGATAGAATTCGGACGATGCCGGATCGAGGGCGATCGCAACGTCCTGGCCGCTGCGATAGCCGGCAACGTCGATGGCTGCGACGATCAAATCGAGCGCCTGCTGCGGCGTTTCGAGCGCGGGCGCATATCCGCCCTCATCGCCAACCTGTGTCGGCAAGTTGCGATCGTGCAGTAGTTTTCCGAGCGCGTGAAAAACTTCGGCGCCGCAGCGAACCGCTTCGGCTTCGGTCTTTGCGCCGAGCGGAACGATCATCAGCTCTTGAAATTGTAACGCACCTTCGGCATGTTTTCCGCCGTTGATCACGTTCATCATCGGCGTCGGTAACGTCGCCGCGCACGGGCCGCCGAGATAGCGAAACAGGGGCAGCGATAAACTTGCAGCAGCCGCTCGCGCCACCGCCAGCGAAACGCCGAGCGTCGCATTCGCGCCGACGCGCGATTTATTGGGCGTGCCGTCGAGTTCGATGAGCGCCTCGTCTATTTGGCGCTGCGACGTCGCGTCGAGCCCTTCGAGCGCCGGACCGAGTTCGTCGTTAACAGCAGTAACGGCGTTTAGAACGCCTTTGCCCCCGTAGCGTTTCGGATCGCCGTCGCGAAGTTCGACCGCTTCGTTCGTGCCGGTCGACGCCCCCGACGGAACCATGGCTTCCTCGACGGCGCCAAAACTGGTCGCGACCGTCACCGCTACGGTCGGGTTACCACGAGAATCGAGTACCTCGCGCGCGTGCACGCCCTCGATCAGCGGCCGGCCGCCGGCGCGGAGGGTTTCGAGCGGCGCGCTCACTCGCGGATCCAACGCTCCATGTCGTGCCGCCGTGAAACGAATTCGTTGTCGTTAAAAAAGATCTTGAGTTCGCGCTCGGCGCTGGCGGTCGAATCGCTCCCGTGCACGAGATTGCGACCGATCGATTGGGCGTAATCCGCACGAATCGATCCCGGCGCGGCCGTCAGCGGATTGGTCGCGCCGATCAACTGGCGGCAGCCGTCGACGGCGCCTTCGCCTTCGACCGCAAGCGCCACCAGCGGGCCGCTCGTAATGAACGACACGAGACCGTCGAAGAACGGCTTACCTTTATGCTCGCCGTAATGCTCGCGCGCACGATCGCCGTCGAGCTGCATTAATTTCATCGCAGCAACGATGTAGCCGCGCCGTTCGATGCGCGTCGTAATTTCACCGATGAGCCCGCGTGAAACGGCGTCGGGCTTGCAGAGAATGAGCGTCCGTTCGATTGCCATAGGAGCGCGCAATACGGCCCCCCGCGGGGGTAAGCCTGCGGCCCCCGGCCAACGCTAGACGCTCGCATGGATTCTCCAGCGCATGCGTACGCGCGCGTTTCACACGACCTGGCCGGAACCGCGTTTAGCGATATCGCGTACGTCGACCAAACCGACAGCACCAACGCCGACGCAGCCTCACTTTTGGGCGATCCCCGTCACGCCGGCTTCAGCATTGTAGCCGGGCATCAGACCGCGGGTCGCGGTCGCAAAGCGCGCGAGTGGATCGACGCCCCGGGCTCGGCGCTCCTCGTTACGACGGTTCTTCCGCGACCGATTGCAGCGTCTAGCCTGTGGGCTGCGCCGTTTTGGGTGGGTCTGGCGTTGCGCGAGGCGCTGGCGAGGGTAGGCGTCGAGGCGGCGCTGCGATGGCCGAACGACCTGTTACTCGACGGCCGAAAGGTCGCTGGAATCCTATGCGTGTCGCGCGTTACCGGCGGGGAGGCCTGGATCGCTTGCGGAGCCGGCGTCAACGTTCACCGGCCCGCCTCCACCTTGCCGGTCGATCCACCGCCGGCGTTTTGCGACGACGCCACTTCCGTTGACAGTAGCGCGTTGCTTGGCGCGCTCTTGCGCGCGTACGACGCATCGCTCGGACTACTGGACTGGCCGCAACGGATCGCCGAACGATGGGAACGCGCTGCCGGAATTCGCGGAAGCCGTTACGTCGTGCTCGAGGATGGTTCGACGGATGCGTTTGAGGCGAACGCGATCGGACTTTCGGGGGACGGCGGACTCAACCTCGAGCAGAACGGCATCGTGCGTACCGTTTCGTTAGCCGACGCGCGCGTGCTGCGCTAGCGTTTATTGCCGTTCGTTTCGCGCGCGGTTGATGCGGCGGTCGCACGCTTCGCAAAAATGCGACATTTTGTTGTCCGTCTCGAAGATCGAGTTAGAATAGTACATCGCGCAGCGCATGTTGTAACAATGCTTGAGGCCAAACGCATGTCCGAGCTCGTGCACCGATTCCTTGAGCGCGCGTTGAAACAGCAGATTCGTATCGGCTTCTTCGCCATAAAAATCCGAGCGCAGCCGATGCAACGAAACGGCGGCAAAACCTTGGGTGTCGTCGGCATCGCCGAAAATGAACCGATGCGACGTTTTGTAAAGGTCGAAGTCGGTGACTGCGAGCAGCACGCCGTCGCCGTCGGGATGCGCACGCTTCACCTTGGTCGTTAGCGTCGTCGCAAACAACTGTTGACGCGTGACGTTCAGCGCGCTGCGGGGAAGCACCAGTGCACGCTCGACTCGCGCGGTCGACAGAAACCGTTCTTCGAGACACAAAGCAAGCCGATCCAGAAATCGGGGGTCGATAGCGTTGATCGGAACGATGCGTATCCGCGAGTTCATGGCGACGCGGACGATTTTCGACGCCCTCCACATAAACCCCGGCGAGCCGCGGCGGCGACAAGGCAAAAAATCCGTTGGTAAGAAGTCGTGATATGCATGATTTTGGGTATTGGCATCGATCTAGCGGAAGTCGAGCGCTACCGGTTCGGTCCGCGCGAGCTCGAATGGTTCGCGCGCAAGATCTACACCGATGAAGAGATGCGCTACGCGATGCGCAAACGCCACTGGCCCGAACGGTTGGCCGGCTTCTACGCCGCCAAAGAAGCAACGCGCAAAGCGTTCGGGCATGCCATTCCCTGGCGCTGGATCGGCGTCGGCCATAAGCCGAGCGGCGCCCCGACGATCGAGTTCTTCAATAAAGCCATCGCTCTTCCCGAACGGCGCGGCGTTACGAACGTTCACCTGACGATCACGCATTCGGCCACGACGGCATCCGCTGTCGTTATCTTAGAGCGATGATCGTCGTCCTCACCCCCGAGCAGATGCGCGCAGTCGACGCGCAGGCCGTCGCGGTCGCAGGCGAAGACGCGTTGATGACGGCGGCGGGAACGCGAATCGCCGAGCGCTTGCGCTCGATGTTACGACCCGGTGGCCGGGTCGCTGCCTTCGCTGGGCCGGGCAACAATGGCGGCGACGCATTCGCCGCACTCGCGCTGCTCGAACCGCAACACGAACGAGTCGTCTATGTCGCCGACGCGGAGAGCGGGTCCGCTGCGCGACGCGAAGCGATGTGGCGGGCGCGTGCGGCCGGGGTCGACGTGCGACCGCTTCCATCGGATGACACCGAACTGGCCGACGCGCTACGGGCTTCACTCGCAGTCGACGGGCTTTTCGGAACGGGAGCTCGGCTGCCGATCGCTCAGCCCTATGCGGCGATCTGCCGCGCGCTCGACGCTCGACACCGTACCGTGCTGGCGATCGACATCCCGAGCGGCATCGATGCTCTTACCGGAGCCGTTAGCGACGACGCGGTACGCGCGACCGTAACCGTGACGATTGGTGCCGCGAAGCCGGGCCTCTTCTTCGAACCGGCACGCGAATACGTCGGCGAGTGCTGGCTGGCATCGATCGGGATCGATCCCCCGCTCCTGGCCGCTCAACCACAAACGTTCGCCGCGCTCGACGACGATGCGTTCCTGCGCATGCTGCCGGTGCGTCCGGCAAATGGCGACAAACGAACTTCCGGAGCGCCGCTGATTATCGCCGGCTCGGGGCAGTTTCCCGGAGCGGCCGTTCTATGCTCGCGCGGTGCGGCACGCGCCGGTGCGGGTTACGTGACGGTTGCGACGCCGGCAACCGTTGCGCCGACGCTTCGGGCGCACCTCGTCGAACAAGTCGTTGTGGAAATCTCGAACGACGCTTCGCCGGAGGATGTCGTCGACCAACTGATCGACATTTCGAGCCACAACTCGGCGGTCGCGATCGGACCGGGGCTTGGCCTCGACGATCGCACCGGAGCGATCGTTACCGGATTTCTGGCGCGAAACGAACTGCCCGTTGTGGTCGATGCCAGCGCGCTCTTTCACTTGTCCAAACACCTCGACGTATTGCGCGGCAAGAAAGCCGTCGTTACGCCGCACGCCGGCGAATTCGCGCGACTTTCGGGTAAGGGCACGATCAAGCCGGGCGAGCGCGTGGACCGGTTGCGCGAGTTCGTGTTGCGGACCGGTATCGCGACGCTGCTCAAAGGCAGCGATACGCTCGTGTACGACGGCGCATCGATGCACATTAATTCGACCGGAACCAGTGCGCTCGCCACGGCGGGCACCGGCGATGTGCTGAGCGGCATCATCGCAACGCTGGCGTCGCAAGGATTGCCGATCGCCGATGCAGCGCGAGCCGGCGCGTATTGGCACGGCCTAGCCGGTCGTCACGCCGCATCCATCCGCCGCGTGGGCGTCGTAGCCGGCGATATTGCGGAATCGCTCGCAGCGGCGTTACCCGAAGGCCAAACGCCGGACGACTCGCTGCGCCGCCTGTTCTAACGAGCCGGTTGGAGGTGCATCGACGTGACCGCACAGTACGTTTGGGTCGCGCTGTTTCTGCTAGGTTGCTACCACGGCATTAATCCAGGAATGGGCTGGTTGTTTGCCGTTGCGCTCGGTTTTCAGGAACGCAGTGCCGCTGCTGTTGTGAAGGCGATCGTGCCGCTCGTTCTGGGCCACTTGATTTCGGTCGCCGCGATCGTGTTCGTCGCGACGGTCGCGGCAGCACAACTGCCACATCCGCTCGTGCACGAAGCGAGCGCCGCCATTCTGATCGGGTACGGCATCTATCGCTTGATTCGAGTTCGCCATCCACGCTGGGTCGGGATGCGCGTCGGATTTTGGGGACTCGTGTTCTGGGGCTTCTTAATGTCGAGCGCGCACGGTGCGGGTTTGATGCTCTTGCCATTCATCGCGTCCGCACATACAGCGGCGCCGGCCATGGCCGGCATGCCGGCGATGCCCTCGGCGCCATATGGCATAGGGATGGGAACGAGCCTTCTGTATGTTGCCGTTCATACGCTCGGGTACGTTACAGCGTTAACGGCAGTCGCACTCGTCGTGTACTGGAAAGTCGGCGTGAGCTTCTTGCGAACCGGCTGGCTAAACGTCGATGGTGTATGGTCGATAGCGCTGGTCGTGACGGGCGTTATCGCTCTCTTTACCTAGGATAGAAGGGCGACAGGAGACGGCTCGGGACGGGGGAAGCTGCCCGGCATGCAGCTCAAGCCCGACCCCACCTTTTATGCCTCCGCCAAAGACGCGATGCAAGCGCCGCCGGAGAAGCTCGCTTACGTCGCGCTCTTAAGCGCGAGCGGTAATCACGTTCCGGATGCGCTCGCAGTCGTCGACGCCGATCCGACTTCATCGACGTATGCGAGCGAAATCGGCCGCGTCGAATTGCCGAATACCGGGGATGAGTTGCATCACTTCGGTTGGAACGCGTGCAGCGCCGCGCTGTGTCCGTTCGCACCGCGCGCGCATGTCGAGCGCCGCTATCTGATCGTTCCGGGATTGCGTTCGTCGCGCATCTACATCATCGACACGAAGCCGGATCCGACGAAGCCGCGCATCGTTCGGACCATCGAAGCGCAAGACATTCTCGAAAAGACCGGCTACACGCGGCCGCACACCGTGCATTGCGGGCCGGACGCGATTTATGTCAGCGCTTTAGGAAATGCCGACGGCGAAGGTCCTGGCGGAGTGTTCATGCTGGACTGCGACACGTTCGATATTATCGGAAAGTGGGAAGCCGATCGCGGTCCGCAGTACCTCGCGTACGATTTCTGGTGGCATCTTACGCACGATGCGATGGTAACGAGTGAGTGGGGCACGCCGAATATGATCGAAGGCGGCCTGAATCCCGAGTTGTTGCTCGCGGGCAAGTACGGGCATCAACTCCATTTTTGGGATCTGCGCAAGCGAAAGCACGTGCAGTCGATCGACCTCGGAGCCGAGCAACAAATGGTGCTCGAGTTACGTCCTTCACACGATCCGGCGAAGACGTACGGTTTCGTCGGCGTCGTCGTTTCGTTAAAAGATTTGTCGGCATCGATTTGGTTGTGGTATCGCGATAACGACAAGGACACATGGGCAATCAAGAAGGTGATCGAAATCCCGGCCGAGCCGGCCGATCCCGCACAGCTACCCGACATGCTCAAAGGCTTTTCGGCCGTACCTCCGCTCTTGACCGACATCGGGCTCTCGCTGGATGATCAATACTTGTACGCGTCTTGCTGGGGCACCGGCGAGCTACGTCAATACGACGTGAGCGACCCGTTCAACCCGAAACTCGTTGGTTCGGTCCATATCGGTGGCATCGCTCGTCGCGCTCCGCATCCGCGTAACCCTGAAAAGCCGCTGCTCGGGGGACCGCAGATGGTCGAGATCAGCCGCGACGGTAGGCGCGTCTACTTCACGAACTCGCTGTATCGCAGCTGGGACGATCAATTCTATCCCGAGGGCGTCGACAGCTGGATGGCCGGCTTGGACATCGCAGAAGACGGCACTATGCGCTTCGACGAGAACTTCTATCTCGAATTCGATAACAATCACCGCGCGCATCAAGTGCGACTGCAAGGTGGCGACGCGTCGTCGGATTCATACTGCTTTTCTTGATGAGAACTAATGTGATTGAGGAAAAGTACCCGGTGCCAGTGCATCGGCTAACGCGCGAAAGACGGCGGTAGCGCCTAAACCCGCATTGCCTTTATCGTCGTACGCGCCCGAACCGTTCGTCGCTTCGACCGCAATCGTCAGCTTGCTGCTCGGGAGGTAACCGACGGCACCCGACGCGCCCGCAAAGCCGAGCGTCTGCGCGATCCAAGCGCCGGATCGAATGACACCCAGGCCATAGCTAAACGTTTCGTCGTTCGCTCGACACGCCGGACACCCGCTCTGTGCGTGGCCGAAGCCAATCAAGCTCGGCGCGAGTTGCGCCGCCGACGACTCCTTTGACAACAGCTTTCCATTCG contains the following coding sequences:
- a CDS encoding biotin--[acetyl-CoA-carboxylase] ligase, with protein sequence MDSPAHAYARVSHDLAGTAFSDIAYVDQTDSTNADAASLLGDPRHAGFSIVAGHQTAGRGRKAREWIDAPGSALLVTTVLPRPIAASSLWAAPFWVGLALREALARVGVEAALRWPNDLLLDGRKVAGILCVSRVTGGEAWIACGAGVNVHRPASTLPVDPPPAFCDDATSVDSSALLGALLRAYDASLGLLDWPQRIAERWERAAGIRGSRYVVLEDGSTDAFEANAIGLSGDGGLNLEQNGIVRTVSLADARVLR
- a CDS encoding archaemetzincin family Zn-dependent metalloprotease, producing the protein MNSRIRIVPINAIDPRFLDRLALCLEERFLSTARVERALVLPRSALNVTRQQLFATTLTTKVKRAHPDGDGVLLAVTDFDLYKTSHRFIFGDADDTQGFAAVSLHRLRSDFYGEEADTNLLFQRALKESVHELGHAFGLKHCYNMRCAMYYSNSIFETDNKMSHFCEACDRRINRARNERQ
- a CDS encoding alpha-ketoglutarate-dependent dioxygenase AlkB, which encodes MIDLSSGSPLVEGMTLYRAAVPDADALFEALRCELDVRQEFLQFFGRDVAMPRLTGWYGDPGGTYTYSRLRNEPVAWTPSLRRLRDELRDSLCIDVNSCLANWYRNGDDSMGWHSDREPELRDAIVSVTLGVERTFQLREGRKGPPLSVALPHGSLLVMTVKSQHRYAHRVPKERCTGERLNLTFRRVV
- a CDS encoding methylated-DNA--[protein]-cysteine S-methyltransferase → MASPVGTLTLTAAGDALVGLSFASSRRPKRDSCAHEDAAHPLLTFAIGQLREYFAAERRAFDLPLQLEGTDFQKRVWKQLLQIPFGETCSYGDIAHRLGDPKLSRAVGLANGSNPIAIVVPCHRVIGASGKLTGFGGGLHSKAVLLDLERQEPAFDFLHTAS
- the ada gene encoding bifunctional DNA-binding transcriptional regulator/O6-methylguanine-DNA methyltransferase Ada, encoding MMLEDDARWKRVLARDASADGTFWYSVATTKIFCRPSCPSRAANPRNVAFHASIAAARAAGFRPCRRCRPDGRSIADARATLIASICRTIERAETPPSLAELADAARLSPSYLQRTFKAVTGVSPREYAAAHRTERVRDSLQQKSSVTQAIFDAGFNSSGRFYERSTQLLGMTPARYRDGGAGETIRFAVGESQLGSVLVASSARGVVAILLGDDPEQLVRDLQDRFARATLVGGDREYERLVARVVGFVENPRIGLDLPLDVRGTAFQQRVWNALQAIPAGSSASYSEIASRIGAPKAARAVAAACAANALAVAIPCHRVVRADASAGGYAWGVHRKQMLAERERAS
- a CDS encoding 2OG-Fe(II) oxygenase codes for the protein METDALRNAIDTDGFALVPRLVGPEAAEALRARFDDEASFRKTISMERHGYGRGTYRYFAYPLPAAVQKLREDLYAALAPIAGKWAERLGTDTRYPATLDEMIARCAAAGQLRPTPLLLRYETGDFNALHQDVYGDVAFPFQATVLLSHPNDEFAGGEFVLYETRARKQSVARVVPLEFGDAVIFPNAFRPNAKGGRSQFRHGVSVVRAGCRTTLGVILHDAK
- the eno gene encoding phosphopyruvate hydratase — protein: MIEGVHAREVLDSRGNPTVAVTVATSFGAVEEAMVPSGASTGTNEAVELRDGDPKRYGGKGVLNAVTAVNDELGPALEGLDATSQRQIDEALIELDGTPNKSRVGANATLGVSLAVARAAAASLSLPLFRYLGGPCAATLPTPMMNVINGGKHAEGALQFQELMIVPLGAKTEAEAVRCGAEVFHALGKLLHDRNLPTQVGDEGGYAPALETPQQALDLIVAAIDVAGYRSGQDVAIALDPASSEFYQDGKYYALTKDRGLDAHGMIALYRELCDVYPIVSIEDGLAENDWNGWRKLTEALGDRVQLVGDDIFVTNVKFLERGIAEGVGNAILIKVNQIGTLTETLDAVSLAHTSGYATVMSHRSGETEDTSIADIAVGAGSTQIKTGSLSRSERIAKYNRLMAIEAELGSAARYAGASAYRRR
- the ndk gene encoding nucleoside-diphosphate kinase gives rise to the protein MAIERTLILCKPDAVSRGLIGEITTRIERRGYIVAAMKLMQLDGDRAREHYGEHKGKPFFDGLVSFITSGPLVALAVEGEGAVDGCRQLIGATNPLTAAPGSIRADYAQSIGRNLVHGSDSTASAERELKIFFNDNEFVSRRHDMERWIRE
- a CDS encoding holo-ACP synthase, whose translation is MILGIGIDLAEVERYRFGPRELEWFARKIYTDEEMRYAMRKRHWPERLAGFYAAKEATRKAFGHAIPWRWIGVGHKPSGAPTIEFFNKAIALPERRGVTNVHLTITHSATTASAVVILER